A window of Candidatus Nitrospira allomarina genomic DNA:
CATAGAGTAGCCGAGGAAACGTCAGCACCATTCCCGGTTGTCGAGAATCGACGAGAGCCATAGGAATCCGATCTCAGGATGAAGTGAACCCTAAGGGGAGGCCCAGGACTTTCAAGATAGGAGGTGGGAGGCGTTTGATTTTGCCGTTGGTATCCACGGCCACAAGGGTTGCCGATCCTTCCACGACCAATCTTTTGCTGGTGCGTTCTTTGATGATATGGGAAAACGTGAGAGACGTTCGTCGATCGGCCGCTACCGTCGTCTCGACCTCCAGGATGTCTCCATAGGTGGCGGCTGATCGATAGGATAGTTCAGCGCGTATCACGCGAAATTCGGTTCCTTCTTGTATTAATGCGGCAACCGACAGGCCATGGCTATCGAAGTAATGCGTTCGGGCTCGTTCAAAGTATTTTAGATAGTTGGCGTAGTAAACGACTCCTCCACAATCTGTATCTTCATAATAGACCCGAACCTCCATTCCGGCCGGTCGCCTCCCCTACACATTCATGGTTGGAAAATCTGGTAGGTCGGTGGGAGCCACCCCACTTAATTTTATCACCAGTTCATAGAGCTGGTGGTAGCGTTCCGGTTTAATGGGTTCAAATCCGTAACCCAGTAGGGCATGGTCAGCAGCATCAAATAAGGATTTCATTTTAGGCCAATCTGTGACAAAGCGTTGCCCCATGGGATCTCCAAGCGCATCTAACGCCTGAAATTGCGCCTGGAGAGGAAGGCGATATTTCCCATCAATTTCATTCAGATATTGCCTGCGACAGGTTTCTCGCAGGTCCTCCGGGAGTTGTTCGAGGTTCACATCCCAACTTTTCAGTTGGTACTGGGTATACAAACGGGATTGAGCAAAGGCTTCCAAGGCTCGAAGGAGGACGTGAGTGGCAACCTCTAGATCCCGCCCGCGATCTCCACGGCGTTTTGCCCATGCCAATAAGTCGAGAGCCACCGCAGGCTTAATATCTTTCGAATCCAGCACGATTCGTTCAAGGAACGTGAGGTTTG
This region includes:
- a CDS encoding acyl-CoA thioesterase is translated as MEVRVYYEDTDCGGVVYYANYLKYFERARTHYFDSHGLSVAALIQEGTEFRVIRAELSYRSAATYGDILEVETTVAADRRTSLTFSHIIKERTSKRLVVEGSATLVAVDTNGKIKRLPPPILKVLGLPLGFTSS